A window of the Flavobacterium sangjuense genome harbors these coding sequences:
- a CDS encoding geranylgeranylglyceryl/heptaprenylglyceryl phosphate synthase encodes MLYDQILSAKKESKKLLAILIDPDKVAVESISVLAKKIKQSPATHIFVGGSSFDGHHLDEIIIELKSKTDLPILLFPGNPSQISAAADGILFLMLLSGRNPDYLVEHQINAVPILEKTNLEIISTGYILIESGGETAVERVSKTKPLSKANAEYVAQTAKAGELIGNKMLYLEAGSGAQNAVPMEIIKEVSNRIAVPLIVGGGIRSKKQIDEAYTSGADLVVIGTAFENDINFFD; translated from the coding sequence ATGTTGTATGACCAAATTTTATCGGCAAAAAAAGAAAGCAAAAAACTACTCGCCATTTTAATCGATCCTGATAAAGTAGCTGTGGAAAGCATTTCGGTTTTGGCAAAAAAAATAAAGCAATCACCGGCTACTCATATTTTTGTTGGAGGAAGTTCGTTTGATGGTCATCATTTGGATGAGATTATTATTGAATTAAAATCAAAAACAGATTTACCAATTTTGCTTTTCCCGGGAAATCCATCACAGATTTCGGCTGCAGCTGATGGTATTTTATTTCTGATGCTGCTCTCGGGAAGAAATCCGGATTATTTGGTGGAGCATCAAATTAATGCGGTTCCGATATTGGAAAAAACCAATCTCGAAATCATTTCTACAGGTTATATTTTAATAGAAAGCGGTGGCGAAACAGCCGTTGAACGCGTGAGCAAAACCAAACCATTGTCAAAAGCCAATGCCGAATATGTTGCTCAAACTGCAAAAGCCGGCGAGTTAATTGGTAACAAAATGCTTTATCTCGAAGCGGGAAGCGGCGCACAAAATGCAGTTCCGATGGAAATCATAAAAGAAGTTTCGAATAGAATAGCTGTCCCATTAATTGTTGGTGGCGGAATCCGTTCCAAAAAACAAATCGATGAAGCTTATACTTCCGGTGCCGATTTAGTTGTTATCGGAACGGCGTTTGAAAATGATATAAACTTTTTTGACTAA
- a CDS encoding 4'-phosphopantetheinyl transferase family protein, with amino-acid sequence MPLLKIIALNDYTQLLVWKITETFDELFQSVALKDVSLARVEGMKAESHQNGFLSVRRLLMEAGYTDFDLYYDEFGKPHLKDGKHISISHSNDFSVIVLSNVNIGADLEILKDKTLKLAPRFMDVSHLENLSKEDELIKATVVWGVKESVFKIKNEIGISFKDHIFEDDFNLADKKCGVELRFNNKVEYFDIVFDFIENYVFVCAFNSTLDKSKK; translated from the coding sequence ATGCCATTACTAAAAATCATAGCGTTAAATGATTACACTCAATTGTTGGTTTGGAAAATAACCGAAACCTTTGACGAACTTTTTCAGAGTGTTGCGTTGAAAGATGTTTCGCTGGCAAGAGTTGAAGGCATGAAAGCCGAAAGCCATCAAAATGGTTTTTTGAGTGTCAGAAGATTATTGATGGAAGCCGGTTACACCGATTTTGATTTGTACTATGATGAGTTTGGTAAACCACATTTAAAAGATGGCAAACACATTTCAATATCACATTCGAATGACTTTTCGGTGATTGTGTTGAGCAATGTTAATATTGGTGCCGATTTAGAAATCCTAAAAGACAAAACCTTAAAACTGGCGCCGCGTTTTATGGATGTTTCGCATTTGGAAAATCTCTCAAAGGAAGACGAATTGATAAAAGCCACCGTAGTTTGGGGCGTAAAGGAATCGGTTTTTAAAATCAAAAACGAAATCGGTATTAGTTTTAAAGATCACATTTTTGAGGATGATTTTAATTTGGCAGATAAAAAATGCGGAGTCGAACTGCGATTTAACAACAAAGTCGAATACTTTGATATTGTATTCGACTTTATTGAAAATTATGTTTTTGTTTGTGCGTTTAACTCTACATTGGATAAGAGTAAAAAATAA
- the ahcY gene encoding adenosylhomocysteinase produces the protein MSTQTLPYVAFKVKDISLAAWGRKEIELAEAEMPGLMALRAEYGASQPLKGARIAGCLHMTIQTAVLIETLIALGAEVTWSSCNIFSTQDQAAAAIAAAGIQVYAWKGLDEESFDWCIEQTLFFGEDRKPLNMILDDGGDLTNMVFDRYPELIPGIKGLSEETTTGVHRLYERMKNGTLFMPAINVNDSVTKSKFDNKYGCKESAVDAIRRATDVMLAGKRVVVCGYGDVGKGTAASFRGAGSIVTVTEIDPICALQAAMDGFEVKKLNTVVGNADIIITTTGNKDIVMGSHFEQMKDKTIVCNIGHFDNEIDMAWLNKNHGASKIEIKPQVDKYTIAGKDILILAEGRLVNLGCATGHPSFVMSNSFTNQTLAQLELWTNSAAYKNEVYMLPKHLDEKVAALHLAKLGVELETLNDEQAAYIGVEVQGPFKPEYYRY, from the coding sequence ATGAGTACACAAACATTACCTTATGTAGCTTTTAAAGTGAAAGATATTTCACTTGCAGCTTGGGGAAGAAAAGAAATTGAATTGGCAGAAGCTGAAATGCCGGGATTAATGGCGCTTCGTGCTGAATATGGTGCAAGCCAACCTTTAAAAGGAGCTCGTATTGCAGGATGTCTTCACATGACAATTCAAACGGCTGTTCTTATTGAAACATTAATTGCTCTTGGAGCTGAAGTTACCTGGTCTTCTTGTAACATTTTCTCTACTCAGGATCAGGCTGCTGCTGCTATTGCTGCTGCAGGAATTCAGGTTTATGCTTGGAAAGGTCTTGACGAAGAGTCTTTTGACTGGTGTATTGAGCAAACATTATTCTTTGGTGAAGACAGAAAACCATTGAACATGATATTAGATGATGGTGGTGATTTGACAAATATGGTATTCGACCGTTACCCTGAATTGATTCCTGGAATCAAAGGTCTTTCAGAAGAAACTACAACTGGTGTTCACCGTTTATACGAAAGAATGAAAAACGGAACTTTATTCATGCCGGCTATCAACGTAAACGACTCAGTTACTAAATCTAAATTCGATAACAAATACGGTTGTAAAGAATCAGCTGTTGATGCTATCAGAAGAGCTACCGATGTAATGTTGGCTGGTAAAAGAGTAGTAGTTTGCGGATATGGTGACGTTGGTAAAGGAACTGCGGCTTCTTTCCGTGGTGCCGGTTCTATCGTAACGGTAACTGAAATCGATCCAATCTGTGCTTTACAAGCTGCTATGGATGGTTTTGAAGTTAAAAAATTAAACACTGTTGTTGGAAATGCTGATATCATCATCACAACTACAGGAAACAAAGATATCGTTATGGGAAGCCACTTCGAGCAAATGAAAGATAAAACTATCGTTTGTAACATTGGTCACTTTGATAACGAAATCGACATGGCTTGGTTAAACAAAAACCATGGTGCTTCTAAAATAGAAATCAAACCACAAGTTGATAAATATACTATCGCAGGAAAAGACATCCTTATCCTTGCCGAAGGTCGTTTGGTTAACTTAGGTTGTGCTACTGGTCACCCAAGTTTTGTAATGAGTAACTCATTTACAAACCAAACTTTAGCTCAATTAGAATTGTGGACTAACTCTGCAGCTTACAAAAACGAAGTGTATATGTTACCAAAACACTTAGATGAAAAAGTAGCAGCTTTACACTTAGCTAAATTAGGTGTTGAATTAGAAACATTAAATGATGAGCAGGCTGCTTACATTGGTGTAGAAGTTCAAGGGCCATTTAAGCCTGAGTATTACAGATACTAA
- a CDS encoding nuclear transport factor 2 family protein: MTKNTIFQILLLLIILEPSITAQNVYESPDLKEQIKKLDLAHARAIFESDVIALDSLMNDDVMVNHPTNRILKEKKELLDLIKKGTIKYTSFERTPEQFIFFKDMVVVMGSEIVIPANGAPNANKKLNRRYTNVWMKQENGKWQLMVRHANNVCP; the protein is encoded by the coding sequence ATGACTAAAAACACCATCTTCCAAATACTACTACTTCTAATTATTCTTGAACCTTCGATAACTGCTCAAAATGTTTATGAGAGTCCGGACTTAAAAGAGCAAATAAAAAAATTGGATCTTGCTCATGCCCGTGCCATATTCGAAAGTGATGTAATTGCACTCGACAGTTTGATGAATGATGATGTAATGGTCAACCATCCCACCAACAGGATTCTTAAAGAGAAAAAGGAATTACTTGATTTAATCAAAAAAGGCACTATCAAATACACTTCATTTGAAAGGACTCCCGAACAATTCATATTTTTCAAGGATATGGTAGTAGTAATGGGAAGTGAGATTGTGATTCCCGCCAATGGAGCTCCAAATGCCAACAAAAAACTTAACCGCAGGTATACTAATGTATGGATGAAACAGGAGAATGGCAAATGGCAATTGATGGTTCGGCATGCAAATAATGTATGTCCCTAG
- a CDS encoding VOC family protein, whose product MAKSKVTRMDNVGIVVESLDNAIAFFEELGLTLEGRATIEGEWAGRVTGLGNQNVEIAMMVTPDGHSRLEISKFNSPAVIADHRTAPVNALGYLRVMFAVEDLDETLAGLKKHKAELVGDVVNYQDLYRLCYIRGPEGILIGLAEQLTSKRSTL is encoded by the coding sequence ATGGCAAAAAGTAAAGTAACACGAATGGACAATGTCGGTATCGTGGTAGAATCCCTTGATAATGCTATTGCCTTTTTTGAAGAACTTGGACTAACCCTTGAAGGACGCGCCACAATTGAAGGAGAATGGGCAGGACGTGTCACCGGATTGGGAAATCAGAATGTCGAGATTGCCATGATGGTCACTCCGGATGGTCATAGCCGACTCGAAATCTCAAAATTCAACAGTCCAGCTGTAATAGCCGACCATCGTACTGCGCCTGTGAATGCTCTTGGTTATCTTCGCGTCATGTTTGCCGTAGAAGACCTTGACGAAACCCTTGCGGGATTGAAGAAACACAAGGCTGAACTAGTTGGCGATGTTGTTAATTATCAGGACTTGTATAGACTCTGTTATATTCGTGGGCCGGAAGGAATCCTAATTGGATTGGCTGAGCAGCTTACTAGTAAAAGGAGTACATTGTAG
- the rpmA gene encoding 50S ribosomal protein L27: MAHKKGVGSSKNGRESESKRLGVKIYGGQAAIAGNIIVRQRGSKHNPGENVYMGKDHTLHAKVAGVVKFQKKGDNKSFVSVVPFEA; this comes from the coding sequence ATGGCTCACAAAAAAGGTGTCGGTAGTTCGAAGAATGGTAGAGAATCAGAATCAAAACGTTTAGGCGTTAAGATTTATGGTGGTCAAGCTGCAATTGCTGGGAACATTATCGTTAGACAAAGAGGTTCTAAACACAATCCAGGAGAAAACGTTTACATGGGTAAAGATCATACTTTACATGCAAAGGTTGCTGGTGTAGTGAAATTCCAGAAAAAAGGTGATAACAAATCATTTGTATCTGTAGTTCCATTCGAAGCATAA
- the rplU gene encoding 50S ribosomal protein L21 has translation MYAIVEIAGQQFKVSKDLKVYVHRLANEEGSKVSFDKVLLLDDNGNITLGAPAIEGASVEAKVLSHLKGDKVIVFKKKRRKGFKKRNGHRQYLTQILVEGISATGGKKAAKAEAAPKAVAATEEVEAPKKAKAPKAEKTAEAAPKKAAPKAKKEDTQE, from the coding sequence ATGTATGCAATCGTAGAGATAGCAGGGCAACAATTCAAAGTAAGCAAAGACTTAAAGGTTTATGTTCACCGTTTGGCTAATGAAGAAGGTTCAAAAGTTTCTTTTGACAAAGTTCTTTTATTAGATGATAATGGTAACATTACTTTAGGCGCCCCAGCTATAGAAGGTGCTTCAGTAGAAGCCAAAGTGTTATCACACTTAAAAGGAGATAAAGTAATCGTTTTCAAGAAGAAAAGAAGAAAAGGATTCAAAAAGAGAAACGGTCACCGTCAGTACTTAACTCAAATTCTTGTAGAAGGAATTTCAGCGACAGGTGGAAAGAAAGCAGCAAAAGCAGAAGCAGCTCCAAAAGCGGTAGCAGCAACTGAAGAAGTAGAAGCTCCTAAAAAAGCAAAAGCTCCTAAAGCAGAAAAAACAGCAGAAGCAGCTCCAAAAAAAGCAGCTCCTAAAGCAAAAAAAGAAGATACTCAAGAATAA
- a CDS encoding M16 family metallopeptidase: MKNSLIALSSMLMLGGTAQAQKVTFEEYDLPNGLHVILHNDPSAPVVITSVMYHVGAKDENPERTGFAHFFEHLLFEGTENIKRGEWFKMVTSNGGTNNANTTEDRTYYFEVFPSNNTELGLWMESERLMHPVINQIGVDTQNEVVKEEKRLRVDNQPYGQLIAEVKKNMFKVHPYRWATIGSMEHLDAATLKEFQDFNKKFYSPNNAVLVVAGQIDIAQTKAWIQKYFGPIPRGVEIKKQTFTEAPITETIRATYEDPNIQKPMVVAAYRIPSMKTRDARVLDMISTYLSNGKSSKLYKKIVDDKKMALQVGAFNYAQEDYGQYILYGMPQGDFTSADLIKEVDEEIVKLQTDLISEKDFQKLQNINESNYVNENSGIEGVAENLATYYLLYGDVNLVNTNIDILRSVTREEMREAAKKYLNPNQRLILDYVPAKDKAENK, from the coding sequence ATGAAAAATTCATTAATCGCTTTAAGTTCAATGCTTATGCTTGGAGGAACAGCTCAGGCCCAAAAGGTCACTTTTGAGGAGTACGATTTGCCAAATGGTCTTCATGTAATTCTACACAATGATCCATCGGCACCTGTTGTAATTACCTCTGTTATGTATCACGTAGGTGCAAAAGACGAAAATCCGGAAAGAACAGGATTTGCTCACTTTTTTGAACATTTATTGTTCGAAGGAACCGAAAACATCAAACGTGGTGAATGGTTTAAAATGGTAACTTCAAACGGAGGAACTAACAACGCTAACACTACAGAAGACAGAACCTATTATTTCGAAGTTTTCCCTTCGAACAATACAGAATTAGGTTTGTGGATGGAATCAGAAAGATTGATGCATCCGGTTATCAACCAAATTGGTGTTGATACGCAAAACGAAGTAGTAAAAGAAGAAAAAAGACTTCGTGTTGACAATCAGCCTTATGGTCAATTGATTGCCGAAGTAAAGAAAAACATGTTTAAAGTGCACCCTTACCGTTGGGCAACTATCGGTTCTATGGAGCATTTAGATGCTGCAACTTTAAAAGAGTTTCAGGATTTTAACAAAAAATTCTATTCTCCAAACAATGCGGTTTTAGTAGTTGCGGGTCAAATTGACATTGCACAAACTAAGGCGTGGATTCAAAAATATTTTGGGCCAATTCCAAGAGGTGTTGAAATCAAAAAACAAACTTTCACAGAAGCCCCGATTACAGAAACAATCAGAGCAACTTACGAAGATCCAAACATCCAAAAACCAATGGTAGTTGCTGCATATAGAATTCCATCTATGAAAACTCGTGATGCGAGAGTTTTAGATATGATTTCTACATATTTAAGCAACGGTAAAAGTTCTAAATTGTACAAAAAAATCGTTGACGATAAGAAAATGGCTTTGCAAGTCGGAGCGTTCAATTATGCACAAGAAGATTACGGACAATACATTCTTTACGGAATGCCACAAGGTGATTTTACTTCAGCTGACTTAATCAAAGAAGTTGATGAAGAAATTGTGAAATTACAAACTGATTTAATTTCTGAAAAAGATTTCCAAAAATTGCAAAACATCAACGAAAGCAATTATGTAAACGAAAATTCAGGGATTGAAGGTGTTGCCGAAAACTTAGCTACATACTATTTATTGTATGGAGATGTTAATTTGGTTAATACAAATATCGACATCTTACGCTCTGTAACTCGTGAGGAAATGAGAGAGGCTGCTAAAAAATACCTTAATCCAAACCAACGTTTGATTTTGGATTATGTACCTGCAAAAGACAAAGCTGAAAATAAATAA
- a CDS encoding M16 family metallopeptidase, with protein MKKSIILLSSLFLTLTMQAQDRSQPKPGPSPVLNIKKPETFALPNGLKVLVVENHKLPRVSFNLTIDNAPYAEGNKKGVDDLTSSLIGNGSTKTTKDAFNEEVDFLGADISFFSSGAAANGLSKYSKRILELMAEGALSPNFTQEEFDKEKEKLIDGLKAQEKSVTVVAGRVENVLAYGKNHPAGEYLSEETINNVTLADVKANYATYFVPERAYLVIVGDVKTKDVKKMVEKLFGSWVKATAPRLTYSNPSNVQYTQINFVDMPNAVQSEISLINTVNLKMSDADYFPVILANQVFGGDFNSYLNMNLREAHGWTYGARSSIGFDKNIYSKFKANAQVRNAVTDSSVVESLKELNKIRTEKVTDEMLNSVKAGYIGRFVMQVEKPATVARYALNIETESLPADFYENYIKNINAVTPEDVMRVANKYFLADNLRIVITGKGSEVISGLEKLKIPMFYFDKFGNPTEKPAMKKPVPAGVTVKSVIDAYVAAIGGDKAVKAVKSIAYTGSTTIPQAPMPLSYSSKTDNKGRMAVELSMAGMGSIMKQVVNGNTAYMMQQGQKKVMEGDDLAKMKESAVLFNETLLGTKTGVTISGVEPMNGSDAYAVVDGDTTYYFDVKSGLKTAEATTEEQGGQKMTRVTNFNDYRAVKGVKVPFNTIMNVGFELDIKMSDVKINEGVSDADFL; from the coding sequence ATGAAAAAATCAATTATACTATTATCAAGCTTGTTTTTAACTTTAACTATGCAAGCACAAGACAGATCACAGCCAAAACCTGGTCCATCGCCAGTTTTAAACATAAAAAAACCTGAAACTTTTGCGTTACCAAACGGATTAAAAGTTTTGGTAGTTGAAAACCACAAACTTCCAAGAGTTTCATTCAATTTAACTATTGACAATGCTCCTTATGCTGAAGGAAACAAAAAAGGTGTTGATGATTTAACCAGCAGCTTAATCGGAAACGGTTCAACAAAAACTACAAAAGATGCTTTTAACGAAGAAGTAGATTTCCTTGGAGCTGATATCAGTTTCTTTTCTTCAGGAGCTGCTGCCAACGGATTGTCTAAGTATTCCAAAAGAATTTTAGAGTTGATGGCTGAAGGTGCTTTATCACCAAACTTCACTCAGGAAGAATTTGATAAAGAAAAAGAAAAACTTATCGACGGATTAAAAGCACAGGAAAAAAGTGTTACTGTAGTTGCCGGAAGAGTTGAAAATGTTTTGGCTTATGGTAAAAATCATCCTGCCGGAGAATATTTGTCTGAAGAAACTATTAATAACGTTACTCTGGCTGATGTAAAAGCAAATTATGCAACTTACTTCGTTCCTGAACGTGCTTATTTAGTTATCGTTGGTGATGTGAAAACAAAAGATGTGAAAAAAATGGTTGAGAAACTATTTGGTTCATGGGTAAAAGCTACAGCACCAAGATTAACATATTCTAATCCAAGCAACGTTCAGTATACACAAATCAATTTTGTGGATATGCCAAATGCGGTTCAGTCTGAAATCTCATTGATTAATACTGTAAATCTAAAAATGTCAGATGCTGATTATTTCCCTGTGATTTTAGCTAATCAGGTTTTTGGTGGCGATTTCAACAGTTATTTGAATATGAATTTGAGAGAAGCTCACGGTTGGACTTATGGAGCACGTTCAAGCATTGGTTTTGACAAAAACATCTACAGCAAATTCAAAGCAAATGCTCAGGTAAGAAATGCCGTTACAGATAGTTCTGTGGTAGAATCTTTAAAAGAGCTAAACAAAATCAGAACTGAAAAAGTTACAGACGAAATGCTAAACAGCGTGAAAGCTGGTTACATTGGTCGTTTTGTAATGCAAGTTGAAAAACCGGCAACTGTTGCCCGTTATGCTTTAAATATTGAAACCGAAAGTTTGCCTGCAGATTTTTATGAAAACTATATCAAAAACATCAATGCCGTTACACCGGAAGATGTTATGAGAGTTGCCAACAAATATTTCTTAGCTGATAATTTACGTATCGTAATTACCGGAAAAGGTTCAGAAGTTATTTCAGGATTGGAAAAACTAAAAATTCCAATGTTCTATTTCGACAAATTCGGTAATCCTACTGAGAAACCAGCTATGAAAAAACCAGTTCCTGCCGGAGTTACTGTAAAATCAGTAATCGATGCTTATGTAGCAGCGATTGGTGGTGACAAAGCAGTGAAAGCGGTTAAATCTATTGCTTATACTGGTTCTACAACTATACCACAGGCTCCAATGCCTTTGTCTTATTCATCAAAAACGGATAACAAAGGAAGAATGGCTGTTGAGCTTTCTATGGCCGGAATGGGTTCTATAATGAAGCAGGTTGTAAACGGAAATACCGCATACATGATGCAACAAGGTCAGAAAAAAGTTATGGAAGGTGATGATCTTGCAAAAATGAAAGAAAGCGCAGTATTATTCAACGAAACTTTATTGGGAACCAAAACCGGAGTAACAATTTCAGGAGTTGAGCCAATGAATGGTTCTGATGCTTATGCTGTTGTTGATGGTGACACTACTTATTATTTTGATGTGAAGTCAGGTTTAAAAACTGCCGAAGCTACTACTGAAGAACAAGGTGGACAAAAAATGACCCGAGTAACAAACTTCAACGATTATAGAGCTGTAAAAGGAGTTAAAGTACCTTTCAACACTATTATGAATGTTGGTTTTGAATTGGACATCAAAATGAGTGATGTGAAAATCAACGAAGGTGTTTCTGATGCCGATTTTCTATAA
- a CDS encoding DMT family transporter: protein MKSLQLKWVILIALALIWGSSFILIKKGLDGLNPFQLGSLRIIFCAIFLLIIGFKNITTIPLNKWKYIALTSLFGTFIPAYLFAIAQTEINSSVSSILNSLTPLNTLILGAIVFGLDFKRSQIFGVIVGLIGTMLLIFNGAVHNPNQNYWYTILVLIASICYAMNVNFIKKYLSDIKPLTITVGNFLVMLFPALIVLSFTDFFQVVHLEKIQHAMIFVAVLGIIGTGIANVLFYKLIQISSPVFATSVTYLIPVVAFFWGLLDNEMLTPLQFVGAFIILIGVYLSSKK, encoded by the coding sequence ATGAAATCACTACAATTAAAATGGGTTATTCTTATAGCACTTGCCTTGATTTGGGGAAGTTCTTTTATACTAATTAAAAAAGGATTAGATGGTTTAAATCCGTTTCAGCTGGGTTCGTTGCGGATAATTTTTTGTGCCATTTTTCTTTTGATCATTGGTTTTAAAAACATCACCACAATTCCGTTAAACAAGTGGAAGTATATTGCACTGACTTCTTTGTTTGGAACATTTATTCCGGCATATCTTTTTGCAATTGCCCAAACAGAGATTAACAGTTCGGTGAGTTCGATACTCAATTCTTTAACGCCATTGAACACCTTAATTTTAGGCGCGATTGTTTTTGGTTTGGATTTTAAACGATCACAAATTTTTGGTGTAATCGTCGGGTTAATCGGGACGATGTTATTGATTTTCAACGGAGCAGTTCACAACCCGAATCAGAATTATTGGTACACCATACTGGTATTGATTGCGTCGATTTGTTATGCGATGAATGTGAATTTCATAAAAAAATATTTGTCCGATATAAAGCCATTAACCATAACAGTTGGTAACTTTTTAGTGATGTTGTTTCCGGCTTTAATTGTTTTGTCTTTTACCGATTTCTTTCAAGTGGTTCATTTAGAAAAAATACAGCATGCCATGATTTTTGTGGCGGTTTTGGGAATAATAGGAACAGGTATTGCCAATGTGCTTTTTTACAAACTGATACAAATTTCGTCTCCGGTTTTTGCTACTTCGGTTACTTATTTGATTCCGGTGGTGGCATTCTTTTGGGGACTTCTCGATAATGAAATGCTCACACCTTTGCAGTTTGTTGGTGCTTTTATTATTTTGATTGGCGTTTACTTATCAAGTAAAAAATAA
- a CDS encoding heavy-metal-associated domain-containing protein — MNFTKSLLTFGLASTLLFSCKDTAGKPVAGTDETSTKKEVTVAAKPETASFKIEGMTCAMGCAKTIESKLSGLEGVQKVTVDFDKKEATVDFDAAVLSPEKLAKTVEATGDGETYKVSGMQTKGKV, encoded by the coding sequence ATGAATTTCACCAAATCGCTATTAACTTTTGGACTTGCTTCAACCCTTCTGTTTAGCTGTAAAGATACTGCCGGGAAACCTGTTGCTGGAACAGATGAGACGAGCACTAAGAAAGAAGTTACCGTTGCTGCAAAACCGGAAACTGCAAGTTTCAAAATCGAAGGAATGACTTGCGCCATGGGTTGTGCTAAAACAATTGAATCCAAATTATCTGGACTGGAAGGCGTTCAGAAAGTAACCGTTGATTTTGACAAAAAAGAAGCAACTGTTGATTTTGATGCTGCGGTTCTAAGTCCGGAAAAATTAGCAAAAACTGTTGAAGCTACCGGTGATGGTGAAACTTACAAGGTTTCGGGAATGCAGACAAAAGGAAAAGTATAA
- the gldD gene encoding gliding motility lipoprotein GldD: MIKRTLGFIVVTMLLILVFSCKDEVLPKPASQLRLDYPVAKYALFSNHCPFEFEMNEDAIIKEDKKCGFSIHYPKMKATIYLTYKTVNKNIDSLLRDAQTLTYKHVIKADDILEQPYINNDNKVYGMFYRVDGNAATNAQFYATDSIKHFVTGSVYFYAKPKFDSIMPAADYIKNDMQRLMETIKWK; this comes from the coding sequence ATGATAAAAAGAACATTGGGTTTTATTGTGGTAACAATGCTGTTGATTTTGGTTTTCAGTTGTAAAGATGAAGTGTTGCCAAAACCTGCCAGCCAGCTGCGATTGGATTATCCTGTTGCCAAATATGCTTTGTTTAGCAATCATTGTCCGTTTGAATTTGAGATGAATGAAGATGCTATTATCAAAGAAGATAAAAAGTGTGGTTTTTCCATTCATTATCCAAAAATGAAAGCGACGATTTATTTGACCTATAAAACGGTAAATAAAAATATTGATTCGTTGTTGCGAGATGCGCAAACACTGACGTATAAACACGTCATAAAAGCGGATGATATTTTGGAACAACCATACATAAACAATGACAATAAAGTATACGGGATGTTCTATCGCGTCGATGGAAATGCGGCTACAAACGCCCAATTTTACGCTACGGACAGCATCAAACATTTTGTAACAGGTTCGGTATATTTTTATGCAAAGCCCAAATTTGATTCGATTATGCCTGCCGCTGATTATATCAAAAATGACATGCAGCGTTTGATGGAAACAATAAAATGGAAATAA